In Terriglobales bacterium, a single window of DNA contains:
- a CDS encoding sigma 54-interacting transcriptional regulator — protein sequence MSTDTYIPAGTSPQHYEAVLRISETLSACRDPEELANTLAEGLSEFLNFDHLYLVVLKEHSKEIESLAWGKGPLPMPSLPIEELPTGETFESQNLLYIPDWNIEQRFSQLKEWATNIGITQGSAICVPLTTPHRRLGTFGITCDRVTSYTGEDISFLRLIARVVAFAIDDCLNLRRAQRAQAELQRQNHRLQLLLNLSRRITSNLELRDVLRATAANIREVMQCDAVVISLPDQESDKVRVYALDFPHGKGLVKEDLLISPSHAVRQAFDTLQPVIDNAADEHDFSRERHPIAVAEGLKTSCLIPLANRGRALGVLSISRITQDPFTQEDVEFLNQAAGQIAIAIENALAYREISALKDKFAQEKLYLEEEIRSEMGFEQIIGESAALKHVLELVNTVATSNSTVLLLGETGTGKELIARAIHDHSGRKDRTFVKLNCAAIPTGLLESELFGHEKGAFTGAISQKIGRLELADQGTLFLDEVGDIPLEIQPKLLRALQEREFERLGSTHTRKVNVRLVAATNRDLERMIAAREFRSDLYYRLNVFPIRIPPLRDRKEDIAVLVSYFVRKFAKQMQKNIEAIPASVMKGLTTWEWPGNIRELENFIERAVILTRGKALDAPLAELRKAGVDEPATQAAAQPGKEDIAQIVRETLESLNAKKNVVDEHAQKQREEIVRALTEAKGRVGGADGAATRMGINRTTLLSRMKKLGIDPRKYV from the coding sequence ATGAGCACAGATACGTACATCCCGGCGGGAACCAGCCCGCAGCACTACGAAGCAGTGCTGCGCATCAGCGAGACCCTATCTGCGTGTCGTGATCCGGAAGAGTTGGCAAACACTCTTGCTGAGGGTCTGAGTGAGTTCCTGAACTTCGATCACCTGTACCTCGTGGTATTGAAGGAGCACTCTAAGGAAATAGAATCGTTGGCATGGGGCAAAGGCCCATTGCCTATGCCCAGCCTGCCCATCGAAGAGCTGCCAACCGGGGAAACGTTCGAGAGTCAGAACCTGCTCTACATTCCCGACTGGAATATCGAGCAACGCTTTTCCCAACTTAAGGAGTGGGCGACGAATATAGGCATCACGCAGGGCTCGGCAATTTGCGTACCGCTGACGACGCCGCATCGTCGGCTGGGTACGTTTGGGATCACTTGTGACAGAGTGACCTCATACACCGGGGAAGACATCAGCTTCCTGCGACTTATTGCCCGCGTGGTCGCGTTCGCCATCGATGACTGTCTTAATCTTAGACGGGCACAGAGAGCACAGGCAGAACTACAACGTCAAAATCATCGGCTCCAGTTGCTCCTGAATTTGTCGAGGCGAATCACTTCGAACCTGGAGCTGCGTGATGTGCTGCGTGCGACTGCCGCCAACATTCGCGAGGTCATGCAGTGTGACGCGGTAGTGATTTCGCTGCCCGATCAGGAATCAGACAAAGTTCGGGTGTATGCGCTCGATTTCCCGCACGGCAAGGGACTTGTCAAGGAAGACCTTCTCATCTCGCCAAGCCACGCTGTAAGACAGGCTTTTGATACGTTGCAACCTGTGATCGACAACGCGGCCGATGAACATGACTTCAGCAGGGAGAGACACCCAATAGCTGTCGCTGAAGGCCTTAAGACTAGCTGTCTTATTCCGCTTGCAAACCGCGGTCGAGCTCTGGGAGTCTTGTCGATCTCGCGCATAACACAGGATCCCTTTACACAGGAAGATGTCGAATTTCTTAACCAGGCCGCCGGCCAGATAGCCATTGCCATTGAAAATGCGTTGGCGTATCGGGAGATTTCCGCATTGAAAGACAAGTTCGCCCAGGAGAAGCTCTACCTGGAAGAGGAAATTCGCAGCGAGATGGGTTTTGAGCAGATCATTGGCGAAAGCGCAGCATTAAAACATGTGCTGGAACTGGTCAATACGGTTGCGACCAGCAACTCCACGGTCTTACTCCTCGGCGAGACCGGAACGGGAAAGGAGCTCATTGCGCGTGCTATTCATGACCATAGCGGCCGCAAGGACCGCACTTTTGTGAAGCTGAACTGCGCCGCAATCCCTACAGGGCTGCTTGAGAGCGAGCTGTTTGGGCACGAGAAGGGGGCGTTCACGGGGGCCATCAGCCAGAAGATCGGACGGTTGGAACTCGCTGATCAAGGAACGTTATTTTTGGACGAAGTGGGCGACATTCCCCTTGAGATCCAGCCGAAACTGCTCCGCGCCCTGCAGGAGCGGGAATTTGAAAGGCTGGGCAGCACGCATACCCGAAAGGTGAACGTTCGGCTCGTAGCGGCCACCAATCGGGATCTAGAAAGAATGATTGCGGCCCGTGAGTTTCGCAGCGATCTGTACTATCGGTTGAACGTATTTCCGATCCGCATTCCGCCGCTGCGCGACCGTAAGGAAGATATTGCTGTGCTGGTGAGTTATTTCGTTCGAAAGTTTGCCAAGCAGATGCAAAAGAATATTGAAGCAATTCCCGCGTCTGTCATGAAGGGACTGACGACATGGGAGTGGCCGGGGAACATCCGTGAACTCGAGAATTTCATTGAGCGCGCCGTGATTCTGACACGCGGCAAGGCGCTCGACGCGCCGCTCGCGGAGCTGCGCAAGGCGGGGGTGGACGAACCAGCGACACAAGCAGCTGCCCAGCCAGGCAAAGAAGACATCGCACAGATTGTGCGAGAGACGCTCGAATCCCTGAATGCGAAGAAAAATGTTGTTGACGAGCATGCCCAAAAACAACGTGAAGAGATTGTGCGCGCACTTACCGAAGCCAAAGGGCGTGTAGGCGGGGCTGACGGAGCTGCCACCCGCATGGGCATCAATCGTACAACCCTCCTTTCCCGTATGAAAAAGCTGGGCATAGATCCCAGGAAGTATGTTTGA
- a CDS encoding sigma factor-like helix-turn-helix DNA-binding protein yields MTQVSVQPTMTSVEAELECLTYSAWLLALDEDGDMSSNPILSLDSVSRNAFLLHHVLGYKIEESALLLEMTETEFRAHLRRAYLQLASAQFAPEVHLDEPAFA; encoded by the coding sequence ATGACTCAAGTATCAGTCCAACCCACAATGACGAGCGTCGAGGCCGAACTCGAGTGCCTCACGTATTCCGCATGGTTGCTCGCCTTGGACGAGGACGGGGACATGAGCAGCAACCCAATTCTTTCGCTTGATTCAGTCTCCCGAAATGCTTTCCTTTTGCATCATGTGCTTGGCTACAAGATCGAAGAATCGGCTTTGCTGCTGGAGATGACCGAGACGGAGTTTCGTGCGCACTTGCGCAGGGCGTATCTCCAGTTGGCCTCAGCGCAATTTGCACCCGAGGTCCATTTAGATGAGCCTGCGTTCGCTTAG
- a CDS encoding Spy/CpxP family protein refolding chaperone, translated as MKIPWLIPMLVVVTMTTLALAQADDSNPNRSDQGSEDTLVVAPPGSSPKIPESLAKYLELTPVQIATIEARIAEEQRQTQPLLQQLSHNREALTTATHTKQSTNINRHIRRLDVEQSHILERLVDANLRLQRDIYKILTDAQRERLDDIGQHIADVIQQWFVGR; from the coding sequence ATGAAAATCCCGTGGTTAATTCCAATGCTAGTCGTCGTCACAATGACGACCCTTGCCTTGGCGCAGGCAGACGATTCGAATCCTAATCGTAGTGACCAAGGATCAGAAGATACGCTCGTTGTGGCACCGCCCGGCTCTTCTCCGAAGATTCCGGAGTCACTCGCCAAATACCTTGAGCTGACACCCGTACAAATAGCTACCATCGAAGCCCGTATTGCAGAGGAGCAGCGACAAACACAGCCGCTGCTCCAACAGCTTTCGCACAATCGAGAAGCGCTGACGACTGCCACCCATACAAAGCAGTCCACCAATATCAATCGTCATATTCGGCGACTTGATGTTGAGCAATCACACATCCTGGAACGATTAGTTGACGCTAATTTGCGCCTGCAGCGGGATATTTACAAAATTCTCACAGATGCACAACGCGAAAGACTTGACGACATCGGACAACACATTGCAGACGTGATTCAGCAATGGTTCGTAGGACGATAA
- a CDS encoding AsmA-like C-terminal region-containing protein, which produces MTIRRKTIIVVTVIVAAAIIPAALLLSVMANPDRYRPEVISYLEGKTGKQIELGHLGINWFPLSIRLDNFGCRNPKPFPSGYFLKASRVDAAIDAAALLHRQIVIKSVVLHDPIINVISDPDGLWNFENPPSKASRKQAPIFGLGVISRVEITGGQLFASSLIDPSDKPGPVVLEAHNVAATLAQVDFNAFISAVSTVVVQGSLKAALLRFGSVEAQNLDSKLRLQARRVVFTDIKAEVYGGSATGDLSFDLSGKNAAFKSDARLSGMNLTRLLLAAFPHAGGKMTGQMEGDLKLAGEIEHTLRPLAGIHGTGRVTVRNGEVPGLALNANLMKLAHFNDLGPAKNEPSSFSLISTDLELDNQRISSRVIDIDGYGVDVDGSGSVSLSGSDTLNYQGLAEITTKEGFFTNTFARLFGGATLKDGKLEFPFRISGTIENPVFSKGKGDKDVDDARNHR; this is translated from the coding sequence ATGACCATCCGCCGGAAGACCATTATCGTCGTGACCGTGATTGTTGCCGCTGCGATTATTCCGGCGGCCTTGCTCCTATCCGTTATGGCCAACCCAGATCGCTACCGGCCAGAGGTTATTTCGTACCTGGAGGGAAAAACTGGGAAGCAGATCGAGCTTGGGCATCTCGGAATAAATTGGTTTCCTCTGTCAATCCGCCTTGACAACTTTGGCTGTAGAAACCCCAAGCCTTTTCCTTCCGGCTATTTTCTTAAGGCGTCTAGAGTGGACGCCGCGATCGATGCCGCGGCACTGCTGCACCGGCAGATTGTAATCAAGTCAGTGGTGTTGCACGATCCAATCATCAATGTGATCTCAGACCCTGACGGCCTATGGAACTTTGAAAATCCGCCTTCTAAAGCTTCTCGGAAACAGGCTCCGATCTTCGGGCTTGGAGTAATTTCCCGAGTAGAGATTACCGGAGGCCAGTTGTTTGCTTCGAGTCTTATTGACCCATCCGACAAGCCTGGACCTGTTGTTCTTGAGGCCCACAACGTGGCAGCCACGCTGGCCCAGGTGGATTTCAACGCCTTCATTAGTGCGGTCTCTACCGTTGTTGTTCAGGGCAGCCTGAAGGCGGCCCTTCTGCGTTTCGGCTCGGTCGAGGCACAAAATCTGGATTCTAAATTGCGCTTGCAGGCCAGGCGCGTTGTTTTCACGGATATCAAAGCGGAGGTCTATGGAGGAAGTGCCACAGGTGACCTCTCCTTTGACTTGTCGGGAAAGAACGCAGCCTTTAAGAGCGATGCGAGATTGAGTGGAATGAATTTGACCCGTCTTCTTCTTGCAGCCTTCCCCCATGCCGGCGGAAAGATGACCGGGCAGATGGAAGGAGACCTAAAGCTAGCGGGAGAAATCGAGCACACGCTCCGTCCGCTGGCGGGAATCCACGGAACTGGACGCGTGACGGTGCGCAACGGCGAGGTGCCGGGTCTTGCGCTCAACGCGAATTTGATGAAGCTGGCGCACTTCAACGATCTCGGGCCGGCCAAAAACGAGCCTTCTTCATTTTCCTTGATCTCAACTGATCTGGAGCTGGACAATCAGAGGATTTCGAGCCGCGTTATCGATATTGACGGATATGGAGTCGATGTTGACGGCTCGGGCAGTGTAAGCCTGTCAGGCTCGGACACGCTGAACTATCAGGGCTTGGCGGAGATCACCACCAAAGAGGGCTTCTTCACCAACACCTTCGCCCGGCTGTTCGGTGGTGCCACATTAAAAGACGGTAAGTTGGAGTTCCCCTTTCGCATCAGCGGAACGATCGAGAACCCGGTATTTTCTAAAGGGAAGGGTGATAAAGACGTAGACGATGCACGGAACCATCGCTGA